Proteins encoded within one genomic window of Saccharomyces mikatae IFO 1815 strain IFO1815 genome assembly, chromosome: 15:
- the SMKI15G4920 gene encoding putative flavin adenine dinucleotide transporter (similar to Saccharomyces cerevisiae FLC2 (YAL053W) and YOR365C; ancestral locus Anc_7.16), producing MRSVEVFIHWIFVLLVLFREIHATSVNSSTFQASSSFTLLNNASELFSAPFDVINKEYLKTSALLTCVKDSQFSASYFEAAFFPRNNTIFFDIEAQTIISENITIRVELIAYGLNLYSKVFDLCGIQDNLLCPLKPGNIELIGSYYLETAVANQIPNIAYNIPDLDAYIVVSAYSAADEEFLKPLACVQVMLSNGRTVQTQYLSWSLVFLTVFGILFSIIYSLQGYTVTSTRLASYSISLVLYFQNLAILAMISVSFLPPIVAAWTQNFQWSMGIIKVDFMQRLFEWYIVATSGSPTIVYHNKEVLSISVQKRTINSKIISASNNLNGVESSQKDKLLYTSNLKNSNDYLSKILVLRGIKRVSYKAGIEVSNFFLTGFSFFIVFIFMVIIAFVTFKIFLKVLQKFDIKTTRYLQFHINWSALLKGTLYRVILIIYSEVSLLAFWEVTQRDSAATLVEAIIVVILMTVLLSSASIRIWRRMLKSKKKFGQPSYLLFSNSTFLNKFGFLYSQFKSTKVWWLIVTIAYMLIRSILVGALQTHGKSQSVGVFLTEAIYLIFLCWMQPYMDKTTNVFNISIHSLNLINALFFLFFSNLFQQPIAVSSFMGIIFFFMNATFSLYLFFFILVCFWMAVYYKHPDTRYKPIDDQRRSFLKNEMDDDAVYELVPELQEMKKAVLECNSSQKPQIKKIELCKQSSNSDYLYM from the coding sequence ATGCGGTCTGTTGAAGTCTTTATACACTggatttttgttttgcttGTACTTTTCCGAGAGATACATGCCACTTCCGTCAATAGCTCTACATTTCAGGCTTCTAGCTCTTTTACACTATTGAACAATGCATCAGAACTTTTTTCGGCACCATTTGATGTGATCAATAAAGAATATCTAAAGACTTCAGCTCTGTTGACTTGTGTCAAAGATTCGCAGTTCTCTGCCTCGTATTTTGAAGCAGCCTTCTTCCCGAGAAATAAtactattttctttgacatTGAAGCACAAACAATTATAAGTGAAAATATAACTATCAGAGTAGAATTAATTGCATACGGTCTAAACCTATATTCCAAAGTTTTTGATCTATGTGGCATACAAGATAACTTATTATGCCCGTTGAAACCAGGAAATATAGAACTTATAGGAAGCTATTATTTGGAAACAGCGGTGGCCAACCAAATTCCGAATATAGCATATAACATCCCTGATTTGGATGCGTACATTGTGGTATCAGCCTACTCCGCtgctgatgaagaatttcttAAACCTTTAGCATGTGTTCAAGTGATGTTATCAAATGGCAGAACAGTCCAAACTCAATACTTGTCGTGGAGTTTAGTCTTTTTGACAGTTTTTGGGATTCTTTTCTCAATCATTTATTCTTTGCAGGGATATACGGTTACTTCTACACGTTTAGCATCCTACTCGATATCACTAGTCTTGTATTTCCAGAATTTGGCTATCCTGGCAATGATTAGTGTATCATTTTTACCACCTATTGTCGCTGCATGGAcccaaaattttcaatggtCGATGGGCATAATAAAGGTAGATTTCATGCAACGTTTATTTGAGTGGTATATTGTCGCCACATCTGGGTCCCCTACTATCGTATACCACAATAAAGAAGTTTTATCGATAAgtgttcaaaaaagaacaatcaACAGCAAGATTATATCTGCATCAAATAATTTAAATGGCGTTGAAAGTTCTCAAAAAGATAAGTTGTTATATACTTCAAATCTAAAGAATTCTAATGACTACCTGTCCAAGATTTTAGTACTAAGAGGCATCAAAAGAGTGTCTTATAAGGCCGGAATTGAGGtatccaattttttcttgacaggattttcttttttcattgtctttatttttatggTAATAATAGCGTTTGTTacattcaaaatattcttaaaAGTTCTGCAGAAATTCGATATTAAAACAACCAGATATTTGCAATTCCATATAAATTGGAGCGCACTTTTAAAGGGCACATTATATCGAGTGATACTCATAATATACTCCGAGGTATCTCTTTTAGCATTTTGGGAAGTTACTCAAAGAGACTCAGCTGCAACCTTGGTGGAAGCAATTATTGTGGTTATTTTGATGACAGTTTTGTTATCATCTGCAAGTATAAGAATTTGGAGGCGGATGCTAAAAtctaagaaaaaatttggcCAGCCAAGCTATTTGCTTTTCAGTAATTCTACATTTCTGAACAAGTTTGGCTTCCTTTACTCTCAATTTAAGTCTACCAAAGTCTGGTGGTTAATAGTTACAATCGCATACATGCTTATTAGGTCCATTCTAGTCGGAGCTCTACAAACACACGGAAAATCCCAATCTGTTGGAGTCTTTTTAACTGAAGCTATCTACCTTATCTTTTTGTGCTGGATGCAACCTTACATGGATAAAACAACCAATGTTTTCAATATTAGTATCCACTCACTAAACTTAATAAAtgccctttttttcttatttttcagTAACTTATTTCAGCAGCCTATTgctgtttcttctttcatgggaataattttcttttttatgaATGCTACATTTTCTCtatatctcttttttttcatattggTGTGTTTTTGGATGGCTGTTTATTACAAGCACCCAGATACGAGATATAAACCTATTGACGATCAAAGACGATccttcttgaaaaatgaaatggaTGATGATGCAGTTTACGAATTGGTGCCAGAATTGCAAGAGATGAAAAAGGCTGTCCTTGAATGCAACAGCAGTCAAAAGCCGCAAATTAAAAAGATTGAACTTTGTAAACAAAGCTCGAACAGTGATTATCTGTATATGTAG
- the SCP1 gene encoding Scp1p (similar to Saccharomyces cerevisiae SCP1 (YOR367W); ancestral locus Anc_7.14), producing MSYDKKADVTSLDEDLRQLRKSKYSPEAVQHIKTWVFESVLIEATPSEDLLECLKDGTVLCKLANILYEADTKKANHIGWKSSKMPFVQMDQISQFLSFAREYGVPEDELFQTVDLFEEKDPAIVYQTLKSLSRYANKKHPARFPVLGPQLSTKKPRPQIKSKPKHLQGGTGWSTYEYGYMKGASQGTEGVVLGQRRDIV from the coding sequence ATGAGCTATGATAAGAAAGCAGACGTCACATCCCTAGATGAAGATTTGAGACaattaagaaaaagcaaGTATTCACCTGAAGCAGTTCAACATATCAAAACATGGGTATTCGAATCAGTACTGATAGAGGCCACTCCTTCTGAAGATTTGCTAGAATGTTTAAAAGATGGAACAGTTTTATGCAAACTAGCAAATATTTTATACGAGGCAGACACAAAGAAAGCGAACCATATTGGTTGGAAAAGCTCCAAAATGCCATTTGTTCAGATGGACCAAATTTCCcaattcttatcatttgCGAGAGAGTACGGTGTGCCTGAAGATGAGCTATTTCAGACAGTAGacctttttgaagaaaaagatccAGCGATTGTTTATCAAACACTTAAGTCTTTGTCTCGCTACGCCAATAAAAAGCATCCAGCTAGATTTCCCGTCCTCGGACCTCAACTATCAACAAAGAAACCAAGACCTCAAATCAAATCCAAACCAAAGCATCTACAAGGAGGTACTGGATGGAGCACATATGAATATGGTTACATGAAAGGTGCATCTCAAGGTACTGAGGGGGTGGTCTTAGgtcaaagaagagatatAGTTTAG
- the RAD17 gene encoding Rad17p (similar to Saccharomyces cerevisiae RAD17 (YOR368W); ancestral locus Anc_7.12) — protein MRINSELANKFSASTVHLEHITTALSCLTPFGSKDDVLIFIDADGLSFVRENNHVIKIQLLLSRELFMSYSYRNETEDHMKLCVKINHILDSVNVMNRNSDDIVECTLSYDGHGSPFVLIFEDSFISERVEYSTYLIKDFDTTVLELDRERICFEAIIKGEALHSALKDLKEIGCKECYVYAKTEANDENIFALISKSQLGFSKIRLPNNRSVLEKLQVFDGDSTSIIAGSAVIGFFDFTAFDKIRKSTKIASKVLFRMDVHGVLSVNILSQTDDVIITDTTRPSNNRLNGIHQLQLPKDYPGIVIEVCMLEKESIDEAAQAEIELLMETNELTHRGNFKKPSIIKRYDAVGDNKLSNDNLLQLNGEKIRLPSEENKNNNKEDEGEESHYKYPTNDIPLFF, from the coding sequence ATGCGAATCAACAGTGAATTAGCAAACAAATTTTCAGCTTCAACAGTGCACTTGGAACATATCACAACCGCATTAAGTTGTTTGACACCTTTCGGTTCGAAAGACGATGTCCTTATATTCATTGACGCCGATGGTCTGTCATTTGTCAGGGAGAATAATCATGTAATAAAAATTCAATTATTACTTTCACGAGAGCTTTTTATGTCTTACTCATACAGGAATGAAACTGAAGATCACATGAAGCTTTGtgtaaaaataaatcaTATCTTAGATAGTGTCAACGTGATGAACAGGAATTCGGATGACATTGTCGAATGCACTTTATCTTATGATGGACATGGGTCACCCTTTGTGTTAATATTTGAGGACTCATTCATTTCTGAGAGGGTGGAGTACTCTACCTACTTAATCAAGGATTTTGACACTACTGTGCTAGAACTTGatagagaaagaatatgCTTCGAGGCAATTATAAAAGGTGAAGCTCTTCATTCAGCgttgaaagatttaaaagaaattggaTGCAAAGAATGCTATGTCTATGCGAAGACTGAggcaaatgatgagaataTATTTGCACTGATTTCAAAATCGCAACTAGGATTCTCAAAGATAAGGCTGCCTAATAACAGATCAGTACTAGAAAAGTTGCAAGTGTTTGATGGAGATTCAACAAGCATAATAGCTGGCTCTGCCGTAATCGGATTCTTTGACTTTACTGCGTTTGATAAGATCAGGAAGAGTACTAAGATTGCAAGTAAAGTACTGTTTAGAATGGATGTTCATGGTGTATTAAGTGTGAATATTTTGAGTCAAACAGATGATGTGATTATTACTGATACCACAAGACCTTCCAATAATCGATTGAATGGTattcatcaactacaactACCGAAGGATTATCCTGGTATTGTTATTGAGGTTTGCATGTTGGAAAAAGAATCCATCGATGAAGCAGCGCAGGCCGAAATAGAGCTCTTGATGGAGACTAATGAGCTTACTCATCGTGGTAACTTCAAGAAACCCTCTATAATAAAAAGGTATGACGCTGTCGGGGACAACAAACTTTCCAATGACAATCTGTTGCAACTGAATGGCGAAAAAATTAGACTTCCATCTGAAGAGAATAAGAACAATAATAAGGAAGATGAGGGGGAAGAAAGTCACTACAAATATCCAACAAATGATattcctttatttttttag
- the RPS12 gene encoding 40S ribosomal protein eS12 (similar to Saccharomyces cerevisiae RPS12 (YOR369C); ancestral locus Anc_7.11) — protein sequence MSDVEEVVEVQEETVVEQTAEVTIEDALKVVLRTALVHDGLARGLRESTKALTRGEALLVVLVSSVTEANIIKLVEGLANDPENKVPLIKVADAKQLGEWAGLGKIDREGNARKVVGASVVVVKNWGAETDELSMIMEHFSQQ from the coding sequence atgtctGACGTTGAAGAAGTCGTTGaagttcaagaagaaactgTTGTTGAACAAACCGCTGAAGTTACCATTGAAGACGCTCTAAAGGTTGTCTTGAGAACCGCTTTGGTTCACGATGGTTTAGCTAGAGGTTTGAGAGAATCTACCAAGGCTTTGACCAGAGGTGAAGCTCTATTGGTTGTTTTGGTCAGCTCTGTTACCGAAGCTAACATTATCAAGTTGGTTGAAGGTTTGGCTAATGACCCAGAAAACAAGGTTCCATTGATCAAGGTTGCTGACGCCAAGCAATTAGGTGAATGGGCTGGTTTAGGTAAGATCGACCGTGAAGGTAATGCTAGAAAGGTTGTCGGTGCctctgttgttgttgtcaAGAACTGGGGTGCTGAAACTGATGAATTGTCCATGATCATGGAACATTTCTCCCAACAATAA
- the MRS6 gene encoding GTPase-activating protein MRS6 (similar to Saccharomyces cerevisiae MRS6 (YOR370C); ancestral locus Anc_7.10) yields MLSPERRPSMAERRPSFFSFTQNPSPLVVPHLAGIEDPLPATTPDKVDVLIVGTGMVESVLAAALAWQGSNVLHIDKNDYYGDTSATLTVDQIKRWVNEVNDGSVRCYKNAKLYVSTLIGSGKYSSRDFGIDLSPKILFAKSDLLSILIKSRVHQYLEFQSLSNFHTYENDCFEKLTNTKQEIFTDQNLPLMTKRNLMKFIKFVLNWEAQTEIWQPYAERTMSDFLVEKFKLEKPQVFELIFSIGLCYDLNVKVPEALQRIRRYLTSFDVYGPFPALCSKYGGPGELSQGFCRSAAVGGATYKLNEKLVSFNPTTKVATFQDGSKVEVSEKVIVSPTQAPKDSKHVPQQQYQVHRLTCIVENPCTEWFNEGESAAMVVFPPGSLKSGNKEVVQAFILGAGSEICPEGTIVWYLSTTEQGPRAEMDIDAALEAMEMALLRESSSGLENDDEIVQLTGNGHTIVNSVKLGQSFKEYIPRERLQFLFKLYYTQFTSTPPFGVVNSSFFDANQDLEKKYIPGASDNGVIYTTMPSAEISYDEVVTAAKVLYEKIVGSDDDFFDLDFEDEDDIQAGGASNAEQFESAIDDDDDVTMEGSGEFVGEMEI; encoded by the coding sequence ATGTTAAGTCCTGAACGCCGACCATCCATGGCTGAACGCCGCCCATCGTTCTTTAGCTTTACCCAGAATCCAAGCCCTTTAGTGGTTCCGCATTTAGCTGGTATTGAAGATCCATTACCGGCTACTACCCCAGATAAAGTAGATGTTCTAATCGTAGGGACCGGTATGGTGGAAAGTGTATTGGCTGCGGCACTGGCTTGGCAAGGTTCAAATGTGCTTCATATTGATAAGAATGACTATTATGGTGACACTTCAGCCACGTTGACTGTGGACCAAATCAAAAGATGGGTAAACGAAGTTAATGATGGCTCAGTACGTTGTTACAAGAATGCAAAATTGTATGTATCGACGCTGATCGGTAGTGGCAAGTACTCTTCGAGAGATTTTGGAATAGATCTTTCTCCCAAGATCTTATTTGCGAAATCTGATTTATTATCCATCTTAATTAAATCAAGGGTCCACCAATATTTAGAATTTCAATCATTATCCAATTTCCATACTTATGAAAATGACTGCTTCGAAAAATTAACAAACACAAAGCAAGAAATATTTACAGATCAAAATTTACCTTTAATGACTAAGAGGAATCTAATGAAGTTTATCAAATTTGTACTTAACTGGGAAGCACAAACAGAAATATGGCAGCCGTATGCGGAAAGAACCATGTCGGATTTCCTAGTGGAAAAGTTTAAGTTAGAAAAGCCCCAAGTGTTCGaacttattttttcaattgggTTATGTTATGACCTCAACGTAAAAGTACCAGAAGCGTTACAAAGGATTCGTCGATATCTAACTAGTTTTGATGTTTATGGGCCATTTCCCGCGTTGTGTTCTAAGTATGGTGGACCGGGTGAATTGTCACAAGGTTTTTGTAGATCTGCCGCTGTAGGTGGTGCCACCTATAAGCTTAACGAAAAACTGGTATCCTTCAATCCTACAACCAAGGTAGCCACATTTCAAGATGGCTCCAAGGTGGAAGTTTCAGAGAAAGTAATAGTATCACCCACTCAAGCTCCTAAAGACAGTAAGCATGTTCCTCAACAGCAGTACCAAGTACATCGCTTGACCTGTATAGTTGAAAACCCCTGTACCGAATGGTTCAATGAGGGTGAATCTGCCGCTATGGTTGTTTTCCCTCCGGGCTCCTTGAAATCTGGTAATAAGGAAGTGGTACAAGCGTTTATTCTCGGTGCGGGCAGCGAAATTTGCCCAGAAGGAACTATCGTATGGTATCTATCAACTACTGAACAAGGCCCACGTGCCGAAATGGACATTGATGCCGCCTTGGAAGCTATGGAAATGGCCCTTCTGAGGGAGTCTTCTTCTGGTTTGGAAAACGACGACGAAATCGTTCAACTAACTGGCAATGGTCACACAATAGTAAATTCAGTAAAGTTGGGCCAATCTTTCAAGGAGTATATTCCCAGGGAGAGATTACAGTTTTTGTTCAAGCTTTATTACACGCAATTCACATCTACGCCACCGTTTGGTGTAGTTAACtcctctttctttgatgCCAATCAAgatttagaaaagaaatatattcCTGGTGCTAGTGATAATGGCGTCATATATACAACCATGCCTTCTGCCGAGATATCATATGATGAAGTAGTCACCGCAGCCAAAGTTCTATACGAAAAAATAGttggtagtgatgatgatttctttgatctAGATTtcgaagatgaagatgacataCAAGCTGGCGGCGCTAGCAATGCGGAACAGTTTGAAAGTGCCATagacgatgacgatgatgtTACTATGGAAGGCTCAGGTGAGTTTGTAGGTGAAATGGAGATATGA
- the GPB1 gene encoding Gpb1p (similar to Saccharomyces cerevisiae GPB2 (YAL056W) and GPB1 (YOR371C); ancestral locus Anc_7.9) gives MPLANTFGTHSLEAHPLHTQPTVHIKLSKEERSHYRERYHSLKFISNYVSVFDQAMSDNIDSKIRKENEALLKKYYESRKPFTFNSFRQGSVISSSDSSTGFTERTKTYSFLNDFVSNCVNEVDPYTLKMTVRNRNTALNMENLDDEHKDKDGVYDFEDNTDEECNDKSGGAFHYSSERLEILRSRSTRSYFKYYKKLLTVDLRDSDVLKRHNLWMPMVTKRFRFLLASSAKPEEVRLTTPVPSFLEQDLDIFQKKTCPLFINGTDCVPRSYDTFSGSSVVPSIFSEYKLPSLSYHCSVELNDQLFIAGGLMACHRYDEEAPDLKDFYVDGIKNLPPPLLAGVINNPSMISNPHLYCFSLTSSRLTRPEISGYVPPPLVCSQGCKLTERHIFFYGGFEIKSEIQVDDKGRYFMRKRAFLNNTGYILDTVMFTFSKIELVAPPYQFAIYNNFSPRFGHMQASVSNSNSNISNDNTTTNKKGRRSISPYCRGSGDHKIDDLVGSPESRDYLPDDPIPNVTSPRSSDCLPPKHCSTATHVCSSVNTILIFGGYSQTGDDKYEAMNDMWKIDIPVIFRGKRNYYKFADTVTATKIPVIDDPEVWPSRRAFSACCVPDFFTKDVEPIEKRLLRNLKNDFSVDLEIRPGNKPSQPLFPNIPHSRKEKKNGRDNIHTSSSGNTSEDTSSKSTRNTTSSPPTSPKHTPPLNVPKKCTSFGRTVAFHGGSDGYNVCCDMWWFDFDSETWTKVDLYAKTQDESVGLVPIKLSMVGHSMATVGHNILLIGGLRQSDVDQLYRDEAPLEDMVSGIPLGSGVINVVNLNTQCLQGCKLIQKNGDMQDYVIMDPHVGLPHQVLTAAGTMALVKGTMTLIGGVVAGRHDISNFYLRGAVLQFILPSMNLAN, from the coding sequence ATGCCTCTAGCAAATACATTTGGAACGCATAGTCTGGAAGCTCATCCTTTGCACACTCAACCAACGGTTCATATTAAGCTtagtaaagaagaaagatcTCACTATAGAGAACGGTACCATTCATTGAAGTTTATCTCTAATTATGTTTCTGTTTTTGACCAAGCAATGAGTGATAATATTGACTCCAAAAttaggaaagaaaatgaagccTTACTGAAAAAGTATTACGAATCAAGGAAGCCGTTTACTTTTAATAGTTTTAGGCAAGGTAGTGTGATCAGTTCTTCTGATTCTTCTACCGGTTTTACTGAGAGAACAAAAAcctattcttttttgaacgACTTCGTCAGTAATTGCGTCAATGAAGTAGACCCATATACACTAAAGATGACAGTGAGGAATAGAAACACTGCCCTAAACATGGAGAACCTCGATGATGAACATAAGGACAAAGATGGGGTGTacgattttgaagataatACTGACGAGGAGTGTAATGACAAGTCTGGCGGTGCCTTTCATTATTCATCAGAGAGATTGGAAATTCTTCGCTCACGTTCGACAAGATCCTATTTTAAATATTATAAGAAACTTTTGACAGTAGACCTAAGAGACAGTgatgttttgaaaagacaCAACTTATGGATGCCGATGGTTACTAAAAGATTTAGGTTTCTACTAGCATCGAGCGCAAAACCGGAGGAAGTAAGGTTGACGACACCCGTGCCATCATTTTTGGAGCAAGATTTAGatatttttcagaaaaagaCATGTCCACTCTTCATCAATGGCACGGATTGCGTCCCTAGGAGTTATGACACATTTTCGGGATCTTCTGTCGTcccttcaattttttcagaatataAACTCCCATCCCTGTCCTATCACTGTTCTGTCGAACTGAATGACCAATTGTTCATTGCCGGTGGTTTGATGGCATGCCATAGGTATGATGAAGAGGCGCCTGATTTGAAGGATTTTTACGTAGACGGCATAAAAAATCTACCGCCACCGCTATTAGCTGGAGTAATTAATAATCCCTCCATGATTTCTAACCCTCATTTGTACTGTTTTTCTCTGACCTCTTCTAGACTAACAAGGCCTGAAATTTCAGGTTACGTTCCTCCTCCACTGGTGTGTTCGCAGGGTTGTAAGTTGACGGAAAGgcatatctttttttatggTGGTTTTGAGATCAAGTCAGAAATCCAAGTCGATGATAAGGGGAGATATTTTATGAGAAAAAGAGCTTTCTTGAATAATACGGGTTACATTTTAGACACTGTGATGTTCACTTTCTCAAAGATTGAACTAGTGGCCCCTCCATACCAATTTGCAATTTACAACAACTTCTCTCCAAGATTCGGTCATATGCAAGCATCTGTAAGCAATTCCAACAGTAATATTTCCAACGATAATACCACAACAAATAAGAAGGGAAGAAGGTCGATTAGCCCATATTGCCGCGGTAGTGGAGATCACAAGATAGACGATTTGGTAGGTTCTCCAGAGAGTAGGGACTATTTACCAGATGATCCCATTCCAAACGTGACAAGTCCAAGGTCTTCAGATTGCCTCCCTCCTAAACACTGCAGTACAGCAACGCATGTTTGTAGCTCTGTCAATACCATTCTAATCTTTGGAGGTTATAGCCAGACTGGTGATGACAAATATGAAGCTATGAATGACATGTGGAAGATAGATATTCCTGTGATTTTTCGTGGAAAGCGTAATTACTATAAATTTGCTGATACTGTCACAGCTACTAAGATTCCTGTAATTGATGATCCAGAAGTATGGCCAAGCAGGAGAGCGTTTTCAGCGTGCTGTGTAccagatttttttacaaaGGATGTTGAACCTATAGAAAAAAGACTTTTGAGAAACCTAAAAAATGATTTTTCAGTAGATTTGGAAATTCGACCAGGCAATAAGCCTTCTCAACCGCTTTTCCCAAACATTCCACATTCGAggaaggagaagaaaaatggacGCGATAATATACACACTTCCAGTTCTGGTAATACCAGTGAAGATACTTCGTCAAAATCTACTAGAAATACAACTTCAAGCCCCCCTACAAGTCCTAAACACACACCACCCTTGAATGTTCCGAAGAAATGTACTTCATTTGGAAGGACCGTTGCTTTCCACGGAGGTTCGGATGGCTATAACGTTTGTTGCGATATGTGGTGGTTTGACTTCGATTCTGAAACCTGGACTAAGGTAGATCTTTATGCTAAAACGCAAGATGAGTCAGTTGGTTTGGTACCTATCAAATTATCTATGGTGGGACATTCAATGGCAACAGTAGGTCATAATATCTTATTAATTGGAGGTCTACGACAAAGTGATGTTGACCAGTTATACCGCGATGAAGCTCCTCTCGAAGACATGGTATCGGGTATTCCACTCGGTAGTGGTGTAATAAATGTTGTGAACCTAAATACACAATGCCTTCAAGGCTGCAAGCTAATACAGAAGAACGGAGACATGCAAGATTATGTCATTATGGATCCTCACGTTGGCTTACCCCATCAGGTGCTGACAGCGGCAGGTACAATGGCATTAGTTAAAGGAACCATGACTTTAATAGGAGGTGTGGTAGCTGGTCGCCATGACATTTCGAACTTTTACTTGAGGGGAGCTGTTCTACAGTTCATTCTTCCAAGCATGAATCTAGCCAACTGA
- the NDD1 gene encoding Ndd1p (similar to Saccharomyces cerevisiae NDD1 (YOR372C); ancestral locus Anc_7.8), which translates to MDKNTGYQQSYSTTRAAAASSRQLPTDNNADTNFLKVMSEFKYNFNSPLPTTTQFPTPYSSNQYQQTQDHFANTDTHNSSSNESSLVENSILPHHQQVQQQKIQQQQHLGSLVPPAVTRTDTSETLEDINVQPSSVLQFGNSLPSEFLVASPEQFKEFLLDSPSTNFNFFHKTPAKTPLRFVTDSSAAEQNTAENFNQQQNVFSNADLNNLLKSNGKTPSSSSTGAFSRTPLSKIDMNLMFNQPLTTSPSKRLSSLSLTPYGRKILNDVGTPYAKALISSNSALVDFQKARKDITTNSTSIGLENANSILQRTPLRSNSKKLFIKTPQDTINGTSTLTKDNENKPDIYGSSPTTIQLNSSITKSISKFDNPRIPLLTSRSDAILDSNVDDQLFDLGLTRLPLSPTPNCNSLHNTTAGASVLQIPELPKMGSFRSDTVINPTSNPNTVSFKSKTGNNNSKGRIKKNGKRPPKFQIIVANIDQFNQDSSSSLPPSSNTDSSAGNLSSNVTKKRASKLKRSQSLLSDSRSKTQAKKNCNSKPNNGNLFNSQ; encoded by the coding sequence ATGGACAAGAATACAGGCTACCAGCAGAGCTATTCAACAACTCGGGCAGCAGCAGCTTCTTCAAGACAGCTTCCCACAGATAATAATGCTGATacgaattttttgaaagtgatGTCGGAATTTAAGTACAATTTTAACAGTCCATTGCCCACAACGACCCAATTTCCTACACCGTATTCTTCTAATCAGTATCAACAAACACAGGACCATTTTGCCAATACAGACACGCATAACAGTTCGAGTAACGAATCGTCATTGGTCGAAAACAGTATATTACCGCATCACCAGCAGGTACAGCAGCAGAAGAtacagcaacagcaacatcTAGGGTCACTTGTACCTCCTGCGGTGACAAGAACGGACACAAGTGAGACTTTGGAGGATATTAATGTTCAGCCTTCTTCCGTTTTACAGTTCGGCAACTCCCTACCTAGTGAGTTTCTGGTTGCATCCCCAGAACAATTTAAAGAATTCTTGCTGGACTCTCCCTCTActaatttcaatttctttcacAAAACCCCAGCAAAAACACCGCTTCGATTTGTTACAGATTCTAGCGCTGCCGAACAGAACACAGCAGAGAACTTTaatcaacaacaaaatgTTTTTAGTAATGCGGATTTGAACAATCTTTTAAAAAGTAATGGAAAGACGCCCTCGTCTTCATCTACGGGCGCATTTTCACGCACTCCTCTTAGTAAGATTGACATGAACTTGATGTTCAACCAACCATTGACGACGTCTCCATCGAAGAGATTATCTTCTTTGTCGTTGACGCCGTATggtagaaaaattttgaatgatGTCGGTACACCTTATGCAAAAGCATTGATATCCTCTAACAGTGCGTTGGtggattttcaaaaagcaAGAAAGGATATCACTACTAATTCGACATCTATAGGATTGGAAAACGCTAACAGCATCTTGCAAAGAACACCCTTAAGATCTAACAGCAAGAAATTATTCATTAAAACACCTCAGGATACCATAAACGGTACTAGCACACTAACTAAGGACAACGAAAACAAACCCGACATTTATGGCTCTTCGCCTACCACAATTCAATTAAATTCGTCAATAACGAAATccatctcaaaatttgataacCCTAGGATTCCTTTATTAACTTCCAGATCGGATGCGATTCTAGACTCCAATGTAGATGACCAGTTGTTTGATTTAGGATTAACAAGATTACCTTTATCACCAACACCTAATTGTAACTCTTTACATAATACAACTGCAGGTGCTTCTGTTTTACAAATTCCAGAACTGCCTAAAATGGGGTCTTTTAGGAGCGATACAGTTATTAATCCCACTTCAAATCCAAATACAGTTTCTTTCAAGAGCAAAACAGGTAATAACAATTCAAAGGGTaggatcaagaaaaatgggAAAAGACCTCctaaatttcaaattattgTGGCAAATATTGACCAATTTAACCAggattcatcatcatccttGCCACCATCGTCAAATACAGATTCGAGTGCAGGAAATTTAAGTTCAAACgtaacaaagaaaagagcaAGTAAACTCAAAAGATCACAATCTTTACTCTCGGATTCAAGGTCGAAAACAcaagcaaagaaaaactgtAATTCTAAACCTAATAATGGAAACCTATTCAATTCACAATAA